The region atataatatattactTTACAGTTGCTTTTTTACACTAATCTATGATCTATTTGTGACCATATATTCTTGGATGTTTGCTAATTTACACTTTAATgataaacataattatattttatattttattcaaattaagACGTATAAGCTATGCTTCTGACACATATATCgtgttttttttaatatttttgtttgtttGTGATAGATTTGCTTATATTTCGTCGATGTGCTGCATTGGAATATTATGTGAAATGGCTCACTACCACTACACAGATTCATCTATCCATTGGgttccattttttccattttattatgttttatctttttgTTCTGCAggtttactattttaatttttatttattttatagaaGAACTCATCCATTATCATATTTTCCTTTCTGATCCTCACTGGATTCACAGATTCGCGTTTATCTAGGCTTAAatactaatattattaaatttatatcttatatttcttttattttattttatttttccgATTTGTTACAACACCCTTCATTTATAGCATTTCTATTGCTAGCATTGTGCTGAACGAGTTGAGTGTGTTGTTTGCCAGCAGTGTTGACACGCTGTTTTCTATATGTCTTTTTGCGTCCAGCTTTCCTACGTTTGCCACCACTAGCTCTTCTGGTGTGCAGCtcatttccttttttatcgTCTGGTTATACTTTTCGCACAGGTCTCTTATCTCGGTCACTAGGTCGCTGTTTTCCTTCTGGCTCTCCATGAAGTcctatttgtattttaattttattctaattttttattttactgtaCCTGTATTTCCAGGTCTTTTGTCCATCTGTTTTTCCTAAAGTTCAGTAACATTTGGCTTTCCAGTGGCGTTTTTCTGTAGTTGATTACGATACTGTAGTAATTCCTGTTAAGCCCGTGCACCAGTGCTATTATTGTTGGCTTCTGTAGGTGTCCGATATTACTCGTTGTTTGCCTCGGTTCATGTCCTAAATCACATCATTCATTACTTCatctaatttttacttatatatatgactttatatttgtatcacTTTGTGTATTTCTATCAActaatgtgtgtattaacGTGTGTTACCTAGCATTATAACGTGCGGGCTTATTAGCCTGAAGCAGTCTATCACCACCTTCCCCTTCACTGACTGTATTGGATCAATCACTACTCCTACTGCTCTAGGGTTTAACTGTTCAAAGCTCTGCTGCGTGTTAACGTCGGTTCCTAAACAACTTTATACACCTCAACTTTCGTACCTGAAAACCAACATCCGAACCCTGGGTGTGAGTGGTACCATCCTACCACGACTTCCGGTCTTCCTGTTCTCTTCAGCATATCTTTCATTTCCGTTTGGTATACTGGGTCCACTGCCTCAACGCTCACGCTGTTTcctatattttatattcacaGTTTCCGGTGTTTACCTGACTGCGGCATTGAGAATACGTCCACAACTCTAATTGTATAATCGTCTATAAAGTCTCCTAGCATCAGACCCATGACTTCCATCGGTACTCCCGCCtaaataatattgtatGGGTTGTAAagcatattttatatgcCATGTGTTGTAGTTAGTGTGAATTTTGTTGATTAGCTGATCAAGCATTGATAATACCCTTCCGTGTCTCAACATTTTTAGCAAGGCCAATGAGGAGATGTATACTTGCTCCGATGTGTCTGCGACCGGGCCCATACCCTGCATATTTCTCATGCCTCCGAAGGAGTTGAACAGGCCTCCGAACGACCTTGCCGAATCCgccatatatatacactcaGCGagtacttatttatattatgtttattaagTAGAAgatgtttaaattataattaaaatgttcaaCGTGGATGGATATATGTTATGTGTACTCTCTAAGTATGTGGCACTATATTCGAATGATTTTATTCTTTGCGTGTTcgttatttaatatattttataaactcaCGTATAAAACTTCATGAAAAGTGATTTCATCAATggaattgtaaaatataactgTTTCTTTAAATTCAGGCCCATTAACACATTATCTAAATCATCATCTGTAATCCATCCCAGGAACTTCACAACAGCTGAAGAAAACACTGGTTTGGACCGAAAGGATTATTACAAGGAGCTTGTGGAAAAGAGTGAAAAGATTTTGCAGAAGTTGACCGTTGACGAGGCCGAGTTGTTGCAAAACAAAGACGTCGTTGTGTATACCAGGAACAGAACCTGTGGAAAGTGCAACAGAAACGTTAAAGTTTCCACCCCGGAGTTCGTAGAGGACGCTTGTGCGGATTCCTGGAGGTATTTCCACAATTTCTCCTACGTCCCCAACTGTCCACTGTTCGGAATTATGAAGTTTGTCAAGTACGGCAAGCTCAGAACTGAACAGAAGGTTTCGATTTCGGATCGCTAAGCACTGTATAGATTcgtatatattttgtttcttGTCTGTAACATAAACGTGCCTTTGCTGCTGTTTTTACCATGGTTGCTCTCAATCGACACTCATCCAACAGGACCATTTCTTGCTCTGCCTGCAAGGAGGCCTCAGTGGTCGTGGTGGACCACGTTGAGGGGAACCAGCTCTGTCTGAACTGCGGCCGCGTTTTGGAGGACGTGCTCATTTCGGAGCAGCAGGAGTGGCGCAATTTCAACACTGAGTCGCTCGGACAGGCGGGCGCCGAGAAGAGCAGGGTGGGCGAGGTCAACGACGTCTGGCTCGACGccaccagcagcaccaCCTTCATCGGGGGCTCCAAGAAGATGCAGCAGCTCCAGAACCTCATGAGCAACTTCGAGTCCTCGGACAGGTCGCTCAAAACCAGCTTCGGCATCCTTAGGACCATCTGCGACTCCATGAACATTCGGGAGCAGGTGATCGAGCGCTCGAAGGAGATTCTCAAGGAGCTGAACCAGCTGGGCCACCTGAAATCGCGCTGCAACTCCCTGAACATTCTGGCAGTCATATACTTGGCTCTGCGCGAGAGCTCGGTTTCCCGGTCGCTCAGGGAGCTCGCCATTTACGATCGCAACTTGACGGTGAAGGACCTGGGCAGGGCCATCAACAGGCTCAAGAAGGTGCTCCCGAACCGCGGCAACGCGCCGACCGAGGACGTTTCTCAGCTCATCCCCAGGTTCTGCTCGAAGCTCAACCTCACCAACGAGATCATTACGCTGTGCGAGACTGTTGCCTACCGGAGCTCGCTCCTCCTCACCTCAGCCCACAGGACCACGTCCATCGCCGCCGGCATCATCTACATGGTCACGCACCTTCTTCTGGGCCGGAGTTCCCCCGTCACCATGAGTGACATTGGCGAGGTTTGCGGCGCCAGCGTAGGCACCATTAAGAACACGCAGAAGGAGCTCTGGGCCCTTCGGGAGAAGCTGTTTCCGCAGAAGTACGCGCACCTCCTGGGCCTGTCGACTTCCTCGGCCGCCGCCTCTGACAAGGCTGAGCAGCCGCCTGTGCGGAGTCTCCTGAGCTCccattttaataactttTAATTCATAAATCTGCTGAGTTTTCGTGCTCCCCTGTTCTATGCATGAAATTCTCAAATACATTAGGTgttacaaaaataatttacaagCAGCTGTGCgttgttttccaggtcctcctcgGTGTTCGAGTCCAGCCTCTCCACCTTGCCCCGGTCAAACACCTCGTACGAATCGAACAAACACGTTTGAAATATTTCGCACTGGACGTTTTCCTTTATCTTATTCTCGGAGTATTTCCGATCTTCCAGCCTCTTTCTCAGGACGTCGATTTCAGTCAAAAGGACGTATACCCTGTCAAAGTCGCCATCTTCAAAGAACTCTGAGCTGTGGAACTCTATGAGGAGGCCGCCCCTTGCAAAGTCGACTTTTTGCAGCTCCTGATCTAATAACTCCTCGTCGTACACTGAGCAGTCCATCTCGTTGTCCCACTCGCTGTACAGTTTCTTGTCCCTTATAAGGTCTGCGATATtaagatgtgtaatatttaagTCTTTTGAAGAATCCTTCTGGGATACCTCCCCTAGTTTTTCTAGGACTTTTTGGCATAGTGTAGTCTTGCCGCAGCCAGGAGTTCCTAAGACTAAAACGTTAGGAATCCTTTTATTAGacatattaaaataggTAATTGTGGCACATATtatcaaaaataattaagttTTGAAAAGTTTGTTGTGTATTTCCAACGGTGGAAGGCATTGGGTATGTGCATccttaatttaaatataagtcTTTTCTGTATcttatatatgtgttttatatGTTAGGGTTAAACAGTACTAGGGCTAGGCACCTCGAAAATAGTCTTTCTCAATActtcaaaataaattcgGCCACCCTCGGAATCTCAACCTTCTTGAAATTCTATTTCCTGGCAAACAAAGTCTCCACAAACAACAGAGCATGGATTTCTCATCATTTTAGGGAGGTTTTGCGCTGGAAGCTGCTGATTGAGCACACCAGCTCGAAGCCTTTAACCTGGACTTCCATGATGAAGAACTATTTGATGGGTGATAGGTGGAGGTTAATGTCGAATAATAAGATGCTATCTCCACACATCAGATGTTCATTCCCGGAAGACCTGTTTAGTTTGATAGAAGATGAATATGGGCTTGAAAAGGCGATGGAAATTTGCAATGTGTTGAACGAGGAGCCAGTTAGTTATCTGAGAGTCAACACTTTGAAAATTTCAAGAGATAAGGCATATAAATTCTTGCTTCATAAGGGTAAGTGTGATTGTACAGTAAATGATTAGAAGCACTAAATACACCGTTTGTTCCAGccaatttacacataacaTGTGCTTCAGGTGTGCCCGTTGAAAAGTGttttttttcaaactcTGGCCTATTCGTTACAGATAAAAGGAAGTTGCTTGAATGTCCGGAATATAAAAACGGGATTGTGGAAATTCAAGATGAGTCAAGCCAGCTGATAGGGCAGAACATACATGTAACCATAGACTATATTCACATATAAACATGATTTTAGACACACCAGATTAACATATTCGTAATGTTTAGTGTAAAGAAGGACAACACGTGCTTGATTTTTGCTGCGGGACTGGTGGAAAATCACTCGTAATTGGCCCAAAGCTCGCAAACAAGGGGAGAATATACCTACATGACattaatgataattatttgttgaaGGTTTGTTTATCCTAGTTCCTAGTAGaataattattgtttagGCAAAAAAAAGAATGTTCAAAGCCGGAATTAGAAATTACTATATAATTGATAGGAACTTGGAGGACTTTAAAAAGTTTTATGGAAAGATGGATTATGTGAGTTGATAGAACCATATAGACGTCTAAATTTAGTTAGCATGGATTTTATACCATTTTAGTCCTTTTAATGCTGATTATTCACCCGTTTAATAGTGTTTTATTCTATTAGGTTATTGTGGATGTGCCGTGCTCGGGGGTGGGAGCTTACAGAAGTAACCCCGACAGGAAATGGAGCTTCAGAACAGACCAAGTAGGGAATTTGTAGAAAATTTAGATAGTTTGGGTTGAAAACGTGATTGAAGTAACTCAATGTGTAGTTGACTAAATTGATTATGAACCAGAGGTCGATTGTGGAGCAGTCGATACCCTTTTTGAAAAAGGATGGGAAGCTCGTGTACATCACCTGTAGCATTTTTAAACGGGAGAATAACTTACAGGTGGATTTCTTCTCAAAAAAGTTTAATTTGGCTGTTGAGCAGCAAACACTACAACTCCCCGAATCTAGGGGAATGAACGGGTACTATATGGCCACTTTAGTTAACAATTCCctttaatgtgtaatatagtttttaaatttcataCATTTGGTTTGTTTCTATGATGCGTACTTTGTGGattgttgttttttgaAATGATTCCACTCGATGTCGTTGAGCCTGTAGGAGACGACCTTTCCATAACCAAGTTTAAAAGCTACAAgtaattacacacatattttcacctttttattaaattttgttcATTATGATcgattatttaatttattgaatTGCTGTGTGCTTTACTCAATGtggttacacatttaatatttttatagaCTGTTTCAAAGAGGGTTTACGAAATCGAATTTGGTCACTTGCTATATGGCATTGTTCTCATGTTTTTTAACCGACCTCATCTGTTTGTATGTTCCTCTCATTCAATACACCGACCTGTCGATAGTAAGTTTCATCAccttaaataattttatgaCATATTGTTGACCGGGTTTATAGATTGGAGCATTGGATTTGTTTGCAAGGAACCAGGAAAATAAGGTTTCAGTTTTCTACTACTGTAATATAGTCCACTCGCTGGTGTTGTACTCTGGGATTTTAGTCTCACTTTTTTGCAACAATCCACtggtatgtgtatatataaataaatatttttgtgAATGTTCGAGTAtcttgtttaattttaacagtgtacattgtatatatagttTTGGGATATATTAAGAAACTGGATTAACGTTGGAATCGTATTGACTCTTTTGGCATTGCCGTTCAACAGGTAGGTTTTGAAGGTCGAATACAGTCTCCTTTAGGAAGAACTTCGTTTTCAAAATAACTTCATCGCTAATAAACAGTATCTCTAGTtcataatttatatcttCAGTTATTTGTTTGAGGATTAGGTTCAATTTCAAGTTCTTAAATGACTAACATATTTCaatttgttaaatgtgtttttgtattaaaacgaataaatatgtttgtTGAATCActattgatttaaacttaaattcTTTGCCATGGGGTACtgctttaatttattttcattttacttgttattttcatagatttgttttatatatgtttaaatatttgttttaataaaatgactGAGATTAATTTTTGCCCAGAATGGTTTGTTTCTTATTCATTTTAGatatttttgtgttatttaCTTGTTCGTATACTTTCCCTTTTTTAACTACTTAAA is a window of Theileria orientalis strain Shintoku DNA, chromosome 2, complete genome DNA encoding:
- a CDS encoding uncharacterized protein (bacterial Fmu (Sun)/eukaryotic nucleolar NOL1/Nop2p domain containing protein), with the protein product MLGLNSTRARHLENSLSQYFKINSATLGISTFLKFYFLANKVSTNNRAWISHHFREVLRWKLLIEHTSSKPLTWTSMMKNYLMGDRWRLMSNNKMLSPHIRCSFPEDLFSLIEDEYGLEKAMEICNVLNEEPVSYLRVNTLKISRDKAYKFLLHKEALNTPFVPANLHITCASGVPVEKCFFSNSGLFVTDKRKLLECPEYKNGIVEIQDESSQLIGQNIHCKEGQHVLDFCCGTGGKSLVIGPKLANKGRIYLHDINDNYLLKAKKRMFKAGIRNYYIIDRNLEDFKKFYGKMDYVIVDVPCSGVGAYRSNPDRKWSFRTDQLTKLIMNQRSIVEQSIPFLKKDGKLVYITCSIFKRENNLQVDFFSKKFNLAVEQQTLQLPESRGMNGYYMATLVNNSL
- a CDS encoding proteasome (prosome, macropain) 26S subunit, non-ATPase, 14; protein product: MADSARSFGGLFNSFGGMRNMQGMGPVADTSEQVYISSLALLKMLRHGRAGVPMEVMGLMLGDFIDDYTIRVVDVFSMPQSGNSVSVEAVDPVYQTEMKDMLKRTGRPEVVVGWYHSHPGFGCWFSGTDVNTQQSFEQLNPRAVGVVIDPIQSVKGKVVIDCFRLISPHVIMLGHEPRQTTSNIGHLQKPTIIALVHGLNRNYYSIVINYRKTPLESQMLLNFRKNRWTKDLEIQDFMESQKENSDLVTEIRDLCEKYNQTIKKEMSCTPEELVVANVGKLDAKRHIENSVSTLLANNTLNSFSTMLAIEML
- a CDS encoding transcription initiation factor TFIIb encodes the protein MVALNRHSSNRTISCSACKEASVVVVDHVEGNQLCLNCGRVLEDVLISEQQEWRNFNTESLGQAGAEKSRVGEVNDVWLDATSSTTFIGGSKKMQQLQNLMSNFESSDRSLKTSFGILRTICDSMNIREQVIERSKEILKELNQLGHLKSRCNSLNILAVIYLALRESSVSRSLRELAIYDRNLTVKDLGRAINRLKKVLPNRGNAPTEDVSQLIPRFCSKLNLTNEIITLCETVAYRSSLLLTSAHRTTSIAAGIIYMVTHLLLGRSSPVTMSDIGEVCGASVGTIKNTQKELWALREKLFPQKYAHLLGLSTSSAAASDKAEQPPVRSLLSSHFNNF